In one Myripristis murdjan chromosome 5, fMyrMur1.1, whole genome shotgun sequence genomic region, the following are encoded:
- the LOC115358821 gene encoding probable nuclear hormone receptor HR38 yields MPCVQTQYGTLPHDSYFSSEFLNPDLSAKLVMDISGHKDQLSASSLPSINTLVGNGYVGEFDAYSCKITASATASTGSFSHTAVAGSSSPQTQHQPFKLDDLQVYGCYPGSFALSYLDETLSSCGSDYYSSPGYAAGSPPTPSFQAQSTPAWDSPFSPYTSPPTSVADKAAVAQQLSFFTFSSAAEQHTPLGQHQDPQQGQEDPFFLSPQQHTSPLHCPPMSLDHGPLESPRIMEGTMMSPKTCSTAQTEGRCAVCGDNASCQHYGVRTCEGCKGFFKRTVQKNAKYVCLANKDCPVDKRRRNRCQFCRFQKCIAVGMVKEVVRTDSLKGRRGRLPSKPKTVAEASSTTPHVNIIASLVRAHLDSNPTIGKLDYSKYQETEVSLSEKEDANDIQQFYNLLSGALDVIRKWAETIPGFTDFCVEDQELLLESSFVELFILRLAYRSCPEKNKLIFCNGVVLHRMQCVRSFGDWIHSIMDFSQSLHRMNLDVSSFACLAALVIITDRHGLKEPKRVEDFQNHIITCLREHVSGNGSEASRTQPNFLSRLLGKLPELRTLCTQGLQRIFYLKLEDLVPPPPIVDKLFMDTLPF; encoded by the exons ATGCCCTGTGTACAAACCCAGTATGGTACCCTGCCGCATGACAGCTACTTCAGCTCTGAGTTCTTGAATCCTGACCTCAGTGCCAAACTGGTAATGGACATCAGTGGCCATAAGGACCAGCTATCTGCATCTTCGTTGCCCAGCATCAACACTTTGGTGGGAAATGGCTATGTGGGGGAGTTTGACGCCTACTCTTGCAAGATTACAGCCTCAGCCACTGCCTCTACTGGTTCATTCAGCCATACTGCAGTAGCAGGAAGTTCCAGCCCTCAGACGCAGCACCAGCCATTCAAGCTGGATGACCTCCAGGTATATGGCTGCTACCCAGGCTCCTTTGCACTCAGCTATCTTGATGAGACGTTGTCATCTTGTGGCTCTGACTACTACAGCAGTCCAGGTTATGCTGCTGGCTCTCCCCCAACACCAAGCTTTCAGGCTCAGTCAACACCTGCTTGGGATTCCCCTTTCAGCCCCTATACTTCTCCCCCAACCTCAGTGGCTGATAAGGCTGCTGTAGCTCAgcagctttctttctttaccttcagctctgcagcagagcagcacactCCCCTCGGGCAACATCAGGACCCTCAGCAGGGCCAGGAGGACCCTTTCTTCCTGTCTCCTCAGCAGCATACCTCCCCACTTCATTGCCCCCCGATGTCCCTGGACCACGGACCTCTGGAAAGCCCTAGGATAATGGAGGGGACCATGATGTCTCCTAAAACCTGCAGCACAGCACAAACTGAGGGtcgctgtgctgtttgtggggACAATGCATCCTGTCAACACTATGGAGTCCGCACCTGTGAGGGCTGCAAAGGTTTCTTCAAG AGAACTgtacagaaaaatgcaaaatatgtgTGCCTCGCCAATAAAGACTGTCCGGTAGACAAGAGGCGCAGGAACCGCTGCCAGTTCTGCCGTTTCCAGAAATGTATTGCAGTGGGAATGGTCAAAGAAG TGGTTCGCACAGACAGCCTCAAAGGTCGTCGGGGTCGTCTACCCTCTAAACCTAAGACTGTGGCTGAGGCTTCATCCACCACCCCCCATGTCAACATAATAGCTTCTCTCGTCAGGGCACATTTAGACTCCAATCCGACCATAGGAAAGCTGGACTACTCCAAG tACCAGGAGACAGAGGTCAGCCTGTCAGAGAAGGAGGATGCCAATGATATCCAGCAATTCTACAACCTTCTGTCTGGTGCCTTGGATGTGATAAGGAAATGGGCTGAGACTATCCCAGGATTTACAGACTTCTGCGTGGAGGACCAGGAGCTGCTCCTTGAATCCTCCTTTGTTGAACTCTTCATCCTTCGCTTGGCATACAG GTCCTGTCCGGAGAAGAACAAGCTCATCTTCTGTAATGGAGTCGTCCTTCATCGCATGCAGTGTGTTCGCAGCTTTGGCGACTGGATCCACTCCATCATGGATTTCTCCCAGAGCCTTCACCGCATGAACTTGGACGTGTCCTCTTTTGCCTGTCTGGCAGCACTCGTCATCATCACTG ATCGCCATGGCCTTAAGGAGCCCAAACGGGTTGAGGACTTCCAGAACCATATCATCACGTGTTTAAGGGAACATGTGAGTGGAAACGGATCCGAGGCAAGCCGCACCCAGCCCAACTTTCTTTCTCGTCTGCTGGGCAAACTCCCTGAACTGAGGACACTCTGCACCCAGGGCCTGCAGCGCATATTCTACCTGAAACTGGAGGACCTGGTTCCCCCTCCACCAATTGTGGACAAACTTTTTATGGATACCCTGCCATTCTGA
- the LOC115358857 gene encoding uncharacterized protein LOC115358857 isoform X2 has protein sequence MEEAYMELYREFLRLRSLCLRQAALLQQLTKALQKQQGSGTFLPNGELSDMVSIPVQCSQDGPARLLEDPGPLVSTAQNATAQHGIDHLSRGAAPFSDLLAEDMSKLCVDEPCQRKEDRKTEHKEPPVFALDFPGWHKASSSESKPPRQAGLYVGDRMPQTFMVGRPFLDNDCLNQAGGMLMSGLVLDSHVCEFCQAVFPDNATTRGEFLRHLHSHIT, from the exons ATGGAGGAAGCGTACATGGAGCTGTACCGGGAGTTTCTTCGCCTGAGGTCACTGTGCCTGAGACAGGCAGCTCTGTTGCAGCAACTCACAAAAGCACTGCAGAAACAGCAAGGTTCag GTACCTTTCTTCCAAATGGAGAGCTGAGCGACATGGTGTCCATCCCTGTCCAGTGCTCCCAGGACGGCCCCGCGCGTCTCCTGGAAGATCCGGGGCCACTGGTAAGCACAGCACAAAACGCTACAGCACAGCATGGCATCGATCATCTCTCCAGGGGAGCGGCTCCTTTCTCTGATCTCCTTGCTGAGGATATGAGTAAACTTTGTGTGGATGAGCCCTGTCAAAGAAAAGAAGACAGGAAGACGGAGCACAAAGAGCCACCCGTCTTCGCCCTGGATTTCCCTGGGTGGCACAAAGCTTCTTCCAGTGAATCCAAACCTCCAAGGCAAGCAGGTCTCTATGTGGGGGACAGGATGCCGCAAACATTTATG GTGGGGAGACCCTTCCTGGACAATGACTGTCTGAACCAAGCAGGAGGGATGCTGATGTCAGGTCTGGTTTTGGACTCTCATGTTTGTGAATTCTGCCAGGCCGTTTTCCCTGATAACGCCACCACCAGAGGGGAGTTCCTGCGACATCTCCATTCTCACATTACCTAG
- the LOC115358857 gene encoding uncharacterized protein LOC115358857 isoform X1, with the protein MEEAYMELYREFLRLRSLCLRQAALLQQLTKALQKQQGSAGTFLPNGELSDMVSIPVQCSQDGPARLLEDPGPLVSTAQNATAQHGIDHLSRGAAPFSDLLAEDMSKLCVDEPCQRKEDRKTEHKEPPVFALDFPGWHKASSSESKPPRQAGLYVGDRMPQTFMVGRPFLDNDCLNQAGGMLMSGLVLDSHVCEFCQAVFPDNATTRGEFLRHLHSHIT; encoded by the exons ATGGAGGAAGCGTACATGGAGCTGTACCGGGAGTTTCTTCGCCTGAGGTCACTGTGCCTGAGACAGGCAGCTCTGTTGCAGCAACTCACAAAAGCACTGCAGAAACAGCAAGGTTCag CAGGTACCTTTCTTCCAAATGGAGAGCTGAGCGACATGGTGTCCATCCCTGTCCAGTGCTCCCAGGACGGCCCCGCGCGTCTCCTGGAAGATCCGGGGCCACTGGTAAGCACAGCACAAAACGCTACAGCACAGCATGGCATCGATCATCTCTCCAGGGGAGCGGCTCCTTTCTCTGATCTCCTTGCTGAGGATATGAGTAAACTTTGTGTGGATGAGCCCTGTCAAAGAAAAGAAGACAGGAAGACGGAGCACAAAGAGCCACCCGTCTTCGCCCTGGATTTCCCTGGGTGGCACAAAGCTTCTTCCAGTGAATCCAAACCTCCAAGGCAAGCAGGTCTCTATGTGGGGGACAGGATGCCGCAAACATTTATG GTGGGGAGACCCTTCCTGGACAATGACTGTCTGAACCAAGCAGGAGGGATGCTGATGTCAGGTCTGGTTTTGGACTCTCATGTTTGTGAATTCTGCCAGGCCGTTTTCCCTGATAACGCCACCACCAGAGGGGAGTTCCTGCGACATCTCCATTCTCACATTACCTAG